From Scomber scombrus chromosome 6, fScoSco1.1, whole genome shotgun sequence, the proteins below share one genomic window:
- the LOC133981764 gene encoding L-fucose kinase: MSLQEMFSWTVVVLTCQHKDSVYSFQRELELRQQRGSLSQDALVLTVQDRQEPVGSGGATFNALLVAAEHLSSRAGHTVVTADVLDDAHILILHTGRDFPWSSCSRAFCWLPQEKHEQRVQAPVCCLDLLLDCLSNQICPGSPPGVWVCSTDMILTIPPDFALSWEGFSGVRVLALPGEVSYAANHGVYLSDQQGQVRDIIYKGSKEQIQQSVMPDGKVPLVSGPVFFSRSVSEKLLQTHVTPPLDGCTYLGLDSGAPPLKISLFLDVLKCLCSDLTQDQFVSEDRVGCSSAGGPQGAPVRGGRTELWRILRGAPLSLVYVPGGRYDYLTLSGKQHIDRLTRDWTDGNTLSHIQSKSSVSEGGQVINSILEGDVTVATGAVVQHCHLQGPLEVLSGCVLSGLELSTLLGIRQLSLASDIIIQGHRIQLGELKLNVYTVMGAQDHLEVSSDDDDKASFLNHRWSLFYSKTGIQPEELWVRGEQRSLLEARLFPVLHPRGGAVGLEGGVGWLLGGAGCLRRWREAWRLSLKEVLALTHQEGELQWREELLFLAGRRRVTDALTSRTDVCLLPCFRAAALGGQQGALLETLDSIAAGSGTGPGAELGVAARCLSCIADVLVCMAKGRGGLRSGPAANEAWSSAYFLLEEGNLRGGVNALATQRAHWLSRPDLLVRAARHYEGAGQVLLRQAVMSSQRFIAIGQGEVPPLEQWQEVECPARLDLAGGWSDTPPIAFEHGGSVTNVAVKVDGKRPIGARARRIREPRLLLVSYTGGRDSGVSTETVCDSLNDLRDYCQPHAPGALLKVVCVCSGLVSLSSQHSLGEQLMQRWGGGVELHSWSVLPTGSGLGTSSILAGALLAAVYRCTGRTYNTDSLIHAVLYLEQILTTGGGWQDQVGGLVGGVKVGRSKASLPLQVEVEHLSPPDDFLVSLEQHLLLVYTGKTRLARNLLQDVVRSWYSRLPSMVQNAQQLVANSEDCARACTDGSLSGLGQCLDRSWQQKKLMAPGCEPASVRAMMDALRPLVLGQSLAGAGGGGFLYVLTREPRQQQAVLQVLNNTSGLGDFSVHSVKLDMNGITVLLPS; encoded by the exons ATGAGCCTGCAGGAGATGTTCAGCTGGACGGTGGTCGTCCTCACCTGCCAGCACAAAGACAGCGTGTACTCCTTTCAGAGAG agttAGAGTTGCGTCAGCAGCGTGGCTCTCTGTCTCAGGATGCGTTGGTTTTGACGGTGCAGGATCGCCAGGAGCCTGTTGGCAGCGGCGGGGCGACGTTCAATGCTCTGCTGGTCGCTGCAGAACACCTTAGCAGCAGAGCTGGACACACT GTGGTGACAGCAGACGTCCTGGACGATGCTCACATCCTCATCCTCCACACA GGTCGTGATTTCCCCTGGAGCTCCTGCAGCCGAGCTTTCTGCTGGCTGCCTCAAGAGAAACACGAGCAGAGAGTCCAGGCTCCAGTCTGCTGTCTTGACCTGCTGCTGGACTGCCTCAGTAACCAG ATTTGTCCTGGTTCTCCTCCTGGTGTTTGGGTCTGCAGCACCGACATGATCCTGACCATACCTCCTGACTTTG cTTTGTCCTGGGAGGGTTTCTCTGGTGTTCGTGTTTTGGCGTTACCAGGTGAAGTCTCCTATGCAGCCAATCATGGAGTCTATTTGTCCGACCAACAG GGTCAGGTCAGAGACATCATCTACAAGGGGTCAAAGGAGCAGATCCAACAGTCAGTGATGCCTGATGGGAAAGTGCCACTG gTGTCaggtccagtcttcttcagcagGTCTGTATCAGAGAAGTTGTTGCAGACTCACGTCACTCCACCTCTGGACGGCTGCACTTACCTGGGCCTGGACTCTGGAGCTCCGCCCCTTAAA ATCTCTCTCTTCCTGGACGTGTTGAAGTGTCTCTGCTCAGATTTGACTCAGGATCAGTTTGTGAGTGAAGACAGAGTCGGCTGTAGTTCTGCTGGTGGTCCACAGGGGGCGCCGGTGAGAGGTGGCAGGACAGAGCTGTGGAGGATCTTGAGAGGCGCTCCACTCAGCCTGG TTTACGTTCCTGGCGGTCGTTATGACTACCTGACTCTGTCCGGAAAACAACACATCGACCGACTGACCCGTGATTGGACGGATGGaaacactctctcacacatccag AGTAAGAGCAGCGTGAGCGAAGGAGGTCAGGTTATCAACAGCATTCTGGAGGGAGATGTTACCGTGGCGACTGGAGCAGTGGTGCAACATTGCCACCTACAG GGTCCTCTGGAAGTCCTGTCAGGTTGTGTATTGTCGGGTCTCGAGTTGTCCACGTTACTGGGTATCAGGCAGCTGTCGCTGgccagtgacatcatcatacaGGGACATCGAATACAGCTGGGAGAACTGAAGCTGAACGTCTACACAGTGATGGGAGCTCAGGACCACCTGGAG GTGtcctctgatgatgatgataaagcCTCCTTCCTCAACCACAGATGGAGCCTCTTCTACAGCAAAACTGGAATACA gcCCGAGGAGCTGTGGGTCAGAGGAGAACAGCGCTCCCTGCTGGAGGCTCGTCTCTTCCCGGTCCTCCACCCCAGAGGAGGTGCTGTAGGTCTGGAAGGAGGTGTCGGCTGGCTGCTGGGCGGAGCTGGCTGTCTGCGGAGGTGGAGGGAGGCGTGGAGACTGTCCTTAAAGGAGGTGCTGGCCCTCACCCACCAGGAGGGGGAGCTCCAGTGGAGGGAGGAGTTACTGTTCCTGgcggggaggaggagggtgacTGACGCCCTGACGAGTCGGACGGACGTCTGCCTGCTGCCTTGCTTCAGGGCGGCAGCGCTGGgaggccagcagggggcgctgctgGAAACACTGGACAGCA TCGCAGCAGGTAGCGGGACAGGACCAGGTGCAGAGTTGGGCGTGGCTGCTCGCTGTCTTTCCTGTATCGCCGATGTGTTGGTGTGCATGGCCAAAGGTAGAGGGGGGCTGAGGAGTGGGCCAGCTGCTAATGAGGCCTGGAGCTCCGCCTACTTCCTGTTAGAGGAGGGTAACCTGAGGGGCGGAGTCAACGCCTTGGCTACGCAGAGAGCTCATTGGCTCAGCAG GCCAGATCTGCTGGTGCGGGCGGCACGACATTACGAGGGCGCCGGTCAGGTGCTGCTACGACAGGCTGTGATGTCATCGCAGAGGTTCATCGCCATTGGCCAGGGTGAAGTCCCGCCCCTTGAGCAGTGGCAGGAAGTGGAGTGTCCGGCCAGACTGGACTTAGCAG GCGGCTGGAGCGACACGCCTCCCATCGCCTTTGAGCACGGTGGCTCTGTCACCAACGTTGCGGTGAAGGTTGATGGGAAGCGTCCTATTGGTGCCAGGGCCCGTCGCATCAGAGAGCCCCGCCTCCTGCTGGTCAGCTACACTGGAGGGCGGGACAGTGGAGTTTCCACGGAGACGGTGTGTGATAGTCTGAATGACCTGAGGGACTACTGTCAGCCACATGCACCTG gAGCGCTGCTgaaggtggtgtgtgtgtgcagcggTCTggtgtctctctcctcccagcACTCTCTGGGGGAACAGCTGATGCAGCGATGGGGGGGAGGGGTGGAGCTCCACAGCTGGTCAGTGCTGCCCACAGGATCAGGACTCG GTACCAGCAGTATCCTGGCGGGGGCGCtgctggctgcagtctacagaTGCACAGGTCGAACCTACAACACAGACTCGCTCATCCACGCCGTCCTGTACCTGGAACAAATACTGACCACAG GTGGAGGCTGGCAGGATCAGGTCGGAGGTCTGGTGGGCGGGGTCAAGGTGGGTCGTTCCAAGGCGTCTCTTCCCCTGCAGGTGGAAGTGGAACATCTGAGTCCTCCAGATGACTTCCTGGTGTCTCTGGAGCAGCACCTCCTGCTGGTGTACACGGGCAAGACTCGTCTGGCTCGCAACCTTCTGCAG GATGTGGTGCGTAGCTGGTACAGTCGTCTTCCCTCGATGGTTCAGAACGCCCAGCAGCTGGTGGCTAACTCAGAGGACTGTGCCAGAGCGTGTACAGACG
- the LOC133981917 gene encoding mucin-2-like, whose protein sequence is MPLLVNEKFDFDVSMSPASSTDDENEVFVDQVSHIEGSVSANIASQLEDGVGGVRVSWSPLTGDHLEAICEEAHRLANHLQSSEPSPAHCDDDETADVTSNPTTESEQFVQDTEVKLGMIGQAANVLSPVKRQTFCVQDSPMKQLPPAIQHSLQRGIISNTVSSTSPATKSASSTRPATKPASSTRPATNAGASSRLATNSTSSIYPATKAPSSTCPATKAPSSSRPAPNTPSSIRPATNSTSSIRPATDTPSSSRPATDTPSSSRPATNSTSSIRPATNLTSSIRPAINTPSSSRPAIKAPSSTRPATKAPSTRPASTARLSTSSPVAKHGTMLRGKAVPGFGVTLPSKPAAPSTYCSANKSRVEKTRLQPPSKAATGWSRSPNSRPSSRAGSYEDLLSDTASVASDISDSSLNSSMQGKRTLAPPTKVRHLFSVFCLLSGKLNSSMSLSASTVPAPSSIRKPANQSRPQRSNVCATAEPASSIAGRRSLSNQARKLSTPLKRAEATPLQLTPNNKRVSEKNTSIPAAASARLQSGLKAKPKPQALVPSTPSGIARGVRHGDDVSKMLKPKRMMSASTVESVSQKPSAGPQTLSAGGCRSLQMKARRPSALPTPLRSRTPAIHTTTPTNQLCPVRPPLTPDPDHSSPRTVSNCSPVSWDIQEAEPVDAPDIQPFCLEEEEEETPAAPPSTAPHLDHSESTDIGALSHGESEPTRNPETQQLETVEESNSKTQEVLLFDLPAPTLQPPEKLLIDLTSTPNLIRSSNNSCTTTQYEHEENLFTDCWFTDRFEEL, encoded by the exons ATGCCTCTTCTGGTCAATGAGAAGTTTGATTTTGATGTGTCTATGTCACCTGCCAG ctccacaGATGATGAAAATGAGGTGTTTGTGGATCAGGTCAGCCATATAGAGGGGAGCGTCTCTGCTAACATAGCTTCTCAGCTCGAGGATGGTGTCGGTGGCGTGCGGGTGAGCTGGAGCCCACTGACCGGAGATCATCTGGAGGCCATATGTGAAGAAGCCCACAGACTGGCCAACCACCTGCAGAGCAGCGAGCCAAGCCCGGCACACTGTGATGACGATGAAACTGCCGATGTGACGAGCAACCCCACAACTGAGAGCGAGCAGTTTGTCCAAGACACTGAGGTTAAACTGGGCATGATTGGTCAGGCAGCCAATGTGCTCAGTCCCGTCAAACGCCAGACCTTTTGTGTGCAGGACAGTCCCATGAAGCAGCTGCCCCCTGCCATCCAGCATAGCCTGCAGAGAGGAATCATCTCTAACACAGTTTCATCCACCAGCCCTGCCACCAAATCAGCTTCATCCACCCGCCCTGCCACCAAACCAGCTTCATCCACCCGCCCTGCCACCAATGCAGGTGCATCAAGCCGCCTCGCTACCAACTCGACTTCATCCATCTACCCTGCTACCAAAGCACCTTCATCCACCTGCCCTGCCACCAAAGCACCTTCATCCTCCCGCCCTGCCCCCAACACACCTTCATCCATCCGCCCTGCCACCAACTCGACTTCATCCATTCGCCCTGCCACCGACACACCTTCATCCTCCCGCCCTGCCACCGACACACCTTCATCCTCCCGCCCTGCAACCAACTCGACCTCATCCATCCGCCCTGCCACCAACTTGACCTCATCCATTCGCCCTGCCATCAACACACCTTCATCCTCCCGCCCTGCCATCAAAGCACCTTCATCCACACGCCCCGCCACCAAAGCACCTTCCACCCGCCCTGCTTCCACCGCCAGACTCAGCACCTCCAGCCCTGTGGCTAAGCATGGGACGATGCTGCGAGGAAAAGCTGTGCCGGGCTTTGGTGTCACACTTCCGAGTAAACCAGCTGCCCCTTCAACTTACTGTTCAGCCAACAAGAGCAGAGTGGAGAAAACCAGACTGCAGCCACCGAGCAAA GCTGCTACAGGTTGGAGCCGGAGCCCAAACTCACGTCCCTCCAGTAGGGCGGGGTCATATGAGGATCTGCTGTCCGATACGGCAAGTGTGGCCTCTGACATCAGCGACTCTTCCCTGAACTCCAGCATGCAGGGAAAACGCACATTGGCTCCTCCCACTAAGGTAAGACACTTGTTCTCT GTGTTCTGTCTCCTCTCAGGTAAACTGAACTCTTCTATGAGTCTGAGCGCCTCCACTGTCCCTGCCCCCAGCAGCATCAGAAAACCTGCCAATCAAAGTAGACCGCAACGTTCCAATGTCTGTGCGACTGCAGAGCCTGCGTCTTCAATCGCTGGCCGCCGTTCGCTGTCCAACCAGGCGAGGAAGCTGTCTACGCCGCTTAAGAGAGCTGAGGCCACACCGCTCCAGCTGACACCTAATAATAAAAGAGTTTCGGAGAAAAACACCTCCATCCCTGCTGCTGCCTCAGCCCGGCTGCAGAGCGGACTGAAGGCCAAACCCAAACCTCAGGCCCTGGTCCCATCCACACCCAGTGGGATAGCCAGAGGAGTCCGCCATGGAGATG ATGTCTCAAAAATGTTGAAGCCAAAGAGGATGATGTCAGCAAGCACTGTGGAGAG TGTTTCTCAGAAGCCCTCTGCTGGTCCCCAGACACTCTCGGCTGGTGGCTGCAGGTCGCTGCAGATGAAGGCACGTCGTCCATCTGCCCTCCCCACCCCTCTGAGAAGCAGGACCCCTGCCATCCACACCACCACACCCACCAACCAGCTCTGCCCCGTAAGACCACCGCTCACCCCTGACCCTGATCACTCTTCACCCAGGACAGTGAGCAACTGTAG CCCCGTGAGCTGGGACATACAGGAGGCAGAGCCTGTTGATGCCCCAGACATCCAGCCCTTCTGtttagaggaggaggaagaggagacccCTGCTGCCCCACCCTCCACTGCTCCACATCTCGACCATTCAGAGAGCACAGATATTGGAGCACTGAGTCATGGCGAATCAGAGCCCACCAGAAACCCAGAAACTCAACAGTTGGAGACTGTTGAGGAGAGCAACAGCAAGACacaggag GTTCTCCTGTTTGATCTTCCGGCTCCGACTCTGCAACCTCCGGAGAAACTGCTCATCGACCTGACCAGCACCCCCAACCTGATCCGATCCAGCAACAACAGCTGCACCACAACCCAG tatgaacatgaggaaaacctctttactgacTGCTGGTTTACAGACAGATTTGAAGAATtgtga
- the LOC133981854 gene encoding gamma-crystallin M2-like, whose amino-acid sequence MSNTYVYMRFQIVFYEERNFQGRSYECSSDCADMSSYLSRCHSCRVEKGCFMVFDRTNFMGNQYFMKRGEYSDYMSMMGMSDCIRSCRMIPMHRGNYRMKIYERENFGGQSHEMMDDCDNIMSRYSMSNCMSCNVMDGHWLMYEQPNYRGRMMYMRPGEYRNFMNMGMSNMKFMSMRRIMDSYY is encoded by the exons ATGTCaaacacatatgtatatatgcGTTTTCAA atCGTTTTCTACGAGGAGAGGAACTTCCAGGGTCGTTCCTATGAGTGCAGCAGCGACTGCGCTGACATGTCCTCCTACCTGAGCAGGTGCCACTCCTGCAGGGTGGAGAAGGGCTGCTTCATGGTCTTCGACCGCACCAACTTCATGGGTAACCAGTACTTCATGAAGAGGGGCGAGTACTCTGACTACATGAGCATGATGGGCATGAGCGACTGCATCAGGTCCTGCCGCATGATCCCCATG CACCGTGGAAACTACAGGATGAAGATCTACGAGAGGGAGAACTTCGGTGGTCAGAGTCACGAGATGATGGACGACTGTGACAACATCATGAGCCGTTACAGCATGTCCAACTGCATGTCCTGCAACGTGATGGACGGACACTGGCTGATGTACGAGCAGCCCAACTACAGGGGCAGGATGATGTACATGAGGCCTGGAGAGTACAGGAACTTCATGAACATGGGCATGAGCAACATGAAGTTCATGAGCATGAGGCGTATCATGGACTCTTATTATTGa
- the LOC133981853 gene encoding uncharacterized protein LOC133981853 yields MDRAIALEALCALCNSCVTSFQKQGFHGGAASQRRQMCVKDFICTVLDADETCPVSRSNFVRLQSVLQGYGLKAGQAQDAAVRAPTDRDIIIDEDEFFDPQFDYDFRSLTDNETYYRGGEVYERPYGWYRFALKVLDKYDENAWLGTRYRSTQSVPGEWPVSYHGTSKKGAEGIISGYYKPGAGQAYGRGIYSTPYIDEAVYYTKTFTSNSTGKTYQVVLQNRINAVYRQKHNNDKYWLVPISAGTSPANEQDIVEMTIRPYGLLLKEV; encoded by the exons ATGGATAGAGCTATTGCACTTGAAGCTTTGTGCGCACTCTGCAATTCCTGTGTAACATCTTTTCAAAAACAAGGATTTCATGGAGGAGCAGCATCGCAGCGTCGGCAGATGTGTGTCAAGGATTTCATCTGCACAGTCTTGGATGCAGATGAAACCTG CCCGGTGTCAAGATCCAACTTTGTGCGCTTGCAAAGTGTCCTGCAAGGTTATGGGCTAAAAGCAGGCCAAGCCCAGGATGCTGCTGTGCGTGCACCAACAGACAGGGATATCATCATTGATGAAGATGAATTCTTTGACCCTCAGTTCGACTATGATTTCCGCTCACTGACGGACAATGAAACTTACTACAGAGGAGGGGAGGTGTATGAGCGCCCATATGGTTGGTACCGTTTTGCCCTGAAG GTGCTTGATAAGTATGATGAAAATGCCTGGTTGGGAACCCGATACCGCAGCACCCAGTCAGTGCCAGGGGAGTGGCCGGTGTCCTACCATGGGACCTCAAAGAAAGGAGCTGAAGGCATCATCTCAGGATACTACAAG CCGGGGGCGGGTCAGGCGTATGGCAGGGGGATTTACTCGACCCCCTACATCGATGAGGCGGTCTACTACACCAAAACATTCACTTCCAACAGTACGGGCAAGACGTACCAAGTGGTTCTGCAGAATCGAATCAACGCCGtctacagacagaaacacaacaatgacaagTACTGGCTGGTCCCCATCTCAGCAGGGACATCACCTGCAAATGAGCAGGACATCGTAGAAATGACCATCCGTCCTTATGGTCTCCTGCTGAAAGAGGTCTAA